The nucleotide window AGGGCAGTGGTGTCCACATTACATCTATGTGTCAAGTTTCCAGTGCAGGAAAACAAGATCGCTACGGTGTATGCCGACCATCAAGAAGCTCGGCAATGCTATAATGCTGGTCTAAAACCAGTacaaacaaaacaggaagctCGGCCCCAGGTCCAGGCCATTCAAACGTCCGCCAACACAACAACACTAGCCGACCTCGACCCCAGGGAAGACCTCAGCGAAAGACCTCGGCCAATGGACAATCTTCAACAAGTAACACTAACAGCAGACGACAACCAATACACATATGTTGGAGAAGCATTAAAAGGGGCAGACCGAGCAAGACTCATTCACACACTTCGCCAAAACGCCGACCTTTTCGCATGGACGCCAGAGGACATGCCCGGAATAAACCCAGAGGTCATCTGCCACAAGCTAGCAATTGACAAAACAGCCCGACCAGTCGCACAGAAGAAAAGGAACCTCGGAGAGGAGAAAAGACAAGCAGCACTTGAAGAAACCCAAAAGCTCCTCAATGCAGGTTTCATAAGAGAGATTCGCTTCACCACATGGTTGTCCAGCGTGGTAATGGTAAGGAAGAGTTCAGGTAAATGGCGCATGTGCGTCGActttacaaatttaaataaagcCTGTCCTAAAGATGCGTACCCATTGCCTTGCATTGATAAATTAGTTGACAACGCCTCTGGTTTCAAAGCTTTGagttttatggatgcatactctggCTATAACCAGATTATGATGCATCCAGAAGACCAAAGCAAAACGGCTTTTATAACAGAACATGGAAATTTTTGTTACAAGGTAATGCCCTTTGGCCTAAAGAATGCAGGTGCGACGTATCAGAGGTTAATGGACAAGGTATTCCAACATCAGATAGGCCGCAATATGGAGGTCTATGTAGATGACATGGTAGCCAAAACACCCATGCAGGGGTCACATTGTGATGACTTatcagaaatcttcaaacaactCCGAGCATATAACATGAGACTCAATCCAGACAAATGTGCTTTTGGAGTCCAAGGAGGGAAGTTCCTCGGATTCATGTTAACATCTCGAGGCATCGAGGCCAACCCAGAAAAGTGTAAGGCCGTGCTAAACATGACAAGCCCAAGAACAGTAAAAGAAGTCCAGCAACTTGCAGGACGAATAGCTGCCCTGTCACGTTTCCTACCTGCAGTGGCAAACCGATCTTATCACTTTTTCCAGACATTCTCTAAAGGCAAGAAGTTCAACTGGACAGACGAATGTGAAAATGCCTTCACCGAACTTAAACAACACTTGACATCGCCACCAATCCTCCAGAAACCCGAGACAGGTAACCCATTATATTTATACTTATCAGTATCTAACCATGCTATAAGCTCGGTTTTGGTGACAGAAACAGGGAAAAAGCAGAACCCAGTATATTTCATCAGTAGGGTACTGCAACCAGCAGAAACAAGGTACCCGAAGATAGAACAATTGGCACTGGCACTAATCACAACAGCAAGAAGACTGCGGCACTATTTCCAGAGCCACACAATCATAGTACGAACGAACCAACCATTAAGGCAGATACTAACCAGACCCGAGCTCGCCGGCAGATTAATAAAATGGTCGGtcgagctctccgagttcgataTTCGGTACGAATCAAGGAAAACACTGAAGTCACAGGTTCTGGCCGACTTTATATCAGAGATGACAAATGACACATACAACACAGACGTGAAATGGACCATACATGTGGATGGAGCATCAAACAAAGAAGGCAGTGGGGCTGGGATACTACTCAAAGAGGGAGACAAAGTGGTGGCCGAGCAGTCACTACAGTTCCGCTTCAACGCAAGCAACAATCAATCGGAATATGAGGCCCTACTCGCTGGACTAAAGCTCGCCCTACAACTGCAAATACCTCGAATAACAGCCTACTGCGACTCCTCATTAGTGGTACATCAAATAAAGGGCGAATTTCAGGTAAAAGATCCTTTGTTAGAGAAATATTGGCTCATAACAAAGgatctaatttcaaaatttaaagaatttgatattattcatgtaAACCGAAAACACAATACCAGGGCCGACGTGTTATCTAAACTAGCCACAACTCGGCAAACCGGGAACACGTCGGCACTGTCCCAGCTAACGCTTGACAAACCAAGTTTTGAGCAGGATACAATTCTGAGTATTACACAGGTCCCAGATTGGCGAACACCTTTTTTCAATTACATCAACACAGGCACTATACCAAACGGCGAGCCGAACTTGCCACTCTTCCGACGAAGAGCAAGCTATTACACAGTGCTGGGAAACACTTTGTACAGACGAGGGAATTCACAACCACTACTTAAATGCATTAGCAACGAGGAGGCCGAGGAGGTCATGGCCGAAACACACGAAGGAGTCTGCGGCAACCATATTGGCGGCCGAGCATTAGCAGCAAAGATCCTGCGAACAGGATATTATTGGCCGACGATAAAACGGGACTGCATCTCCAAAGTTAAGGCATGTGATAATTGTCAAAAGCATGCCACCCTCTCCGAGACCCCAGCCGAAGAGCTCCACACCATAGAGGTAAGCTGGCCTTTCGATAGGTGGGGATTAGATATCCTCGGACCTTTTCCGAAAGCGCCAGGCCAGGTAAAGTTCCTCTTGGTTTCAATAGATTATTTCTCTAAGTGGATAGAGGCACAACCATTAGCACACATAACGGCAGAAAAGGTGCGATCTTTTTTATGGAAAAATATCATATGCAGATATGGTATACCAAGAGAGATAATCTCGGATAATGGGAGACAATTTACAGATCATAAGCTCGCCGCTTTTCTAACAAACTTTAACATCAAACATCATTTCAGCTCAGTAGAGCACCCGCAAACTAACGGACAAGTTGAATCAGCTAACAGAATTATCTTGCAGGGATTAAAGAAAAAGCTCGGTGACGCTAAGGGAGAATGGGCAGACTCATTCCAGAAGTTCTATGGAGTTACAACACTAGCATTCAATCTGCCACGGGGGAGACCCCCTTCAAACTGGTATACGGCGCAGAAGCACTTATCCCAGTAGAGGTCAGCGTCCCAACATTAAGGACCGAGCTCTATGATCAAACGGGCAACCTACAAGCTCGGACAGCCGAACTGGACCTCATCGAAGAAGAAAGAGACATCTCCGCCATAAAACAGCGAGCCAGAAAACAATACCTAGAGCAAAGACACAACAGAAAAGTGGTTCCCAGATCTTTCAACAATGGAGATCTCGTGCTTAGGCGCACAGAAGAAGCCCGAAAACCTCCAGGACATGGCAAATTGGCGGCGAACTGGGAAGGACCTTTCCGAATACTCTATAACCTCGGAAAGGGGGCTTACAAGCTCGAAACTCTTCAAGGAGATCAACTTCCAGGAACATGGAACATTTCCTCCTTAAGAAAATATCAGTCATGATGTAACATATAATTTGTGAATGATGGTACTCTTTTTCCCTCCGAAGGTTTTTTCCCAAAATACATGGGTTTTACTCGGAaagggttttaacgaggccggACGCAGCAAACCATTGTACTCGTACGAACTATTGAACAACGGTTCACATTTTGACAGTTAAAACGTACATTTCAAAGAATCCGAGCATAATCCTCGGAACCTTACCATCACTAACCGAGCTTAATTCTCGGAAAATCCCAACCACAAAAGCAACTCAAAATTTGAGTAACAAACATACTAATCCGAGCTTCATACTCGGAACTCAACATGCGAATGCCGCGCATAATACGCGAACAAGTACATTACCGTCATCTAAAACTAACCCGAGCCTCATACTCGGAGTACAATCCGCACGTTCCGAAAGTAATACTCGGAGAAACGCGTGCAGATATAAACAAGCACAAACAATAACCAAGTTATTCGATCGAAATCTCAAAGGCTCGTTTAAACAGAAGCCCCTTACTTAGAACCTCAACTCCCCTCATTGAtgatttgatcaatgatggctGCCACCACCTTTCATGCACATACGCaatcatttttcaaataaaaacatACTGGTATAACTTATCGAAGTACCAGACTTCATTTTCAAATAACATAAGTTATAATCGAGCCACACACTTGGAACACAAAATATAACTACCGAGATCAGTTCTCAAAATTgttcaacaaaacaaaaacagtcACAAATCCAAAAGCTGTTACACCTTGTACAAAATAAAAAGCTAAAGCCTATTCGGCCTTATCCCCAATGCTAGATTCCCCGCTATCAGCAGCGCCATCGTCCACAAGCCGCCCGTTTACAACCACCTTAGTTGCATCAAGCTTGTCCGCATCTGACCCAGGAAACAACACCCGGACTTGTGCCACAGCGCACTCGAACCCTTGAGCATATGATTCATAAACCTCAGTCTGCAACTCCTTCACCCTAGACCCCAAGCGATCATTGTCAGCCTTAACAGTTTTCATCTCCTCCTCACAGGAAACATGAAGACGTTCTTTCTCAGCAAGCTCAGACTCTTTCAACTCCAACGACGAGGACAACTCCCTAAtagtcttctccttcttctccaaaGCCGAGGACAACTCGGCAACATCCACAGCAGACTtgttctctctctctaaaaccaGCTCTTGAGCACGGCCAACAGCTACCATACGTGCACCAATCACCTACAACAATAGCAAAGTGCAGTCAACACAAGGAAGACAAATGCAAATTAAGACAAACACAACCCTCACCTGCATAAAGCGGCTCACTCCCACATGGCCGACATCCTCGATCATCTTCATGTCATCCGGAAAGCAGCAAAGTTCATCAGCCATGACAGAAAAGGGATACAGTTTTCCCCATAGTGAACGACAATGAACATTTTCCAAATAACCATGCAATCTTTTCTGAGACTCATAGGCAGTCTCTACTCGCTGAAGCTCCATAGAAGAATCCCcttccttcaagaaggcctcgACAATCTTCTCCTTCGCAAAACCCCTTTTTCGTTTAGACCTGAGGGCAGCCTCGGACTGAGTCACAGGACCTTTATCAGCATTGGTAGCCGAACTTTCCTTCTCAGCTTTCCTCCGCTGACTGAAAAATGACTTCAGACCGGCAGTAGTAATCGTAGGCACCTTCTCACCTGCACCAACAAGCCAACAAAATAAGAACAGATGAAGATAAAACAACAAACTAAGCAAAACACAGCCAGATTACCTAGATATCTCAGAACTGCCTCTCTATCGAAATCCCACTTCAACAATTCAGAAACAGACCACAATCCTTTAGGCCCCaacttttcaaacaaaaattcCATAACAAGCTGATCATCATTCGACCTATCATCCACATCTAGAGATTGCATGGGCTCAGAACACCAAAATAAAGGGAATCTCTCAACAAGGTATTCACTCAAGTAGAAGGGAAACTCTTCAGGCACGCTCCTCACTTTAACATACATAGTCTTAAAGTCCTTAAAGGAAGATTTGTAAAGGCCAAAAATCGCACGACGTGGATAACTACTTAAGTTAACCCAAACACCCCGATCAACCCCTTTCGcctgaaataaagaaaagaacaacCGAAGAGAAGGTGGTCGCTCAAGAAAACCCATCAACGCTTCAAAAGCTCTCACGAACCCCCAAGAATTCGGGTGCAGTTGACTGGGAGCACAGTTTAACCAGTAAAGAACGCCACACTCAAACTCAGTGAACGGAACCCTAACCCCCAACTCAGTAAATAAACAACTGTACATATAAAAATAAGCCCAATCATCACGACGATGGTAAACCCGGTCACCGGCCTCACAGGGAAGAACCTCTATCCTTATACCACTACCATTCCTAACCCATACATTGGAACCTAATATGTCCACTGATTCCTTATCACGAAATAGAGACGCATGCTCCTTAACCCTTGAATCAACCCAGCCATACACACCACTCTTACTCGTACCAGAATCTTCCTCCTCCATAGAACAAAATAGAAGAAGA belongs to Arachis duranensis cultivar V14167 chromosome 8, aradu.V14167.gnm2.J7QH, whole genome shotgun sequence and includes:
- the LOC127741281 gene encoding uncharacterized protein LOC127741281, with translation MADKENPQLSQDDLLAQIAELQAEVRRIAELSTQNNGENSKGSAHNATDPLNIAPPKEKLTLDNPFSEEITNYQMPKNFTLPTALEPYKGFGDPRAHIKKFQSMMFFNGPKNEPVLCRAFPTYLDGAALLWFSKLPEGSISSFEDLARSFIDYFAASRIYVHGSDYLGTIKQGQHESLKDYMTRFADATMEIQDLDPAVHLHALKAGLRPGKFRETIAITKPKTLEEFRERAAGQMEIEELREAQKSDKQPHRRDEERTFRSPGNRDTKKPSKPASKYNTYTRFNTRRENIIREILNAKIIKPPARAGNYQDQRFVDKTKHCAFHRKFGHTTDDCIVAKDLLERLARQGLLDKYIETRRGKGGNSDRTEHKQATADDKKERITPDPPRGVINHISGGFAGRGETSSARKRSYRAMLAIEGTIQPKKDKGPDVTISFNQTDFKSASPNLDDPVVISIQVGDLLVRKTLLDPGSSADVLFYSTFTKMKLSEKLIQPSSGELIGFSGERVPIMGHIWLKTTMGEIPMAKSIDIQYLIVNCYSPYNIILGRPALNTFRAVVSTLHLCVKFPVQENKIATVYADHQEARQCYNAGLKPVQTKQEARPQVQAIQTSANTTTLADLDPREDLSERPRPMDNLQQVTLTADDNQYTYVGEALKGADRARLIHTLRQNADLFAWTPEDMPGINPEVICHKLAIDKTARPVAQKKRNLGEEKRQAALEETQKLLNAGFIREIRFTTWLSSVVMVRKSSGKWRMCVDFTNLNKACPKDAYPLPCIDKLVDNASGFKALSFMDAYSGYNQIMMHPEDQSKTAFITEHGNFCYKVMPFGLKNAGATYQRLMDKVFQHQIGRNMEVYVDDMVAKTPMQGSHCDDLSEIFKQLRAYNMRLNPDKCAFGVQGGKFLGFMLTSRGIEANPEKCKAVLNMTSPRTVKEVQQLAGRIAALSRFLPAVANRSYHFFQTFSKGKKFNWTDECENAFTELKQHLTSPPILQKPETGNPLYLYLSVSNHAISSVLVTETGKKQNPVYFISRVLQPAETRYPKIEQLALALITTARRLRHYFQSHTIIVRTNQPLRQILTRPELAGRLIKWSVELSEFDIRYESRKTLKSQVLADFISEMTNDTYNTDVKWTIHVDGASNKEGSGAGILLKEGDKVVAEQSLQFRFNASNNQSEYEALLAGLKLALQLQIPRITAYCDSSLVVHQIKGEFQVKDPLLEKYWLITKDLISKFKEFDIIHVNRKHNTRADVLSKLATTRQTGNTSALSQLTLDKPSFEQDTILSITQVPDWRTPFFNYINTGTIPNGEPNLPLFRRRASYYTVLGNTLYRRGNSQPLLKCISNEEAEEVMAETHEGVCGNHIGGRALAAKILRTGYYWPTIKRDCISKVKACDNCQKHATLSETPAEELHTIEVSWPFDRWGLDILGPFPKAPGQIWYTKRDNLG